A single genomic interval of Flavobacterium sp. N2820 harbors:
- the yidD gene encoding membrane protein insertion efficiency factor YidD, which produces MCSQHQLKYPKTLKQWLTYPFVLLVRFYQVGISPFTPATCRFEPTCSTYTIQALQKHGLLKGGWLALKRIFSCHPWGKSGYDPVP; this is translated from the coding sequence ATGTGTAGTCAACACCAATTAAAATACCCAAAAACACTAAAACAATGGCTTACTTACCCATTTGTATTGTTGGTTCGATTTTATCAAGTTGGCATTTCCCCCTTTACACCAGCAACCTGCCGTTTTGAACCAACTTGTTCCACATACACTATTCAAGCTTTACAAAAACATGGCTTACTTAAAGGAGGTTGGCTTGCTCTAAAAAGAATTTTTAGTTGTCATCCTTGGGGAAAAAGTGGTTATGATCCTGTTCCTTGA
- the cysS gene encoding cysteine--tRNA ligase, whose product MELYKNQSLKIYNTLSGEKSIFTPIHEGNIGMYVCGPTVYSNVHLGNVRTFMSFDVIFRYLLHLDYKVRYVRNITDAGHLTDDGDVDNDRFVKQSRLEKLEPMEIVQKYSVDFHKVLDTFNFLPPTIEPTATGHILEQIELTQKLIDTGFAYVSNGSVYFDVFAYNKKGLNYGELSNRNIDELFANTRDLDGQSEKKNPQDFALWKNASPAHIMRWNSPWGEGFPGWHLECTAMSTKYLGETFDIHGGGMDLKFPHHECEVAQGKACNGHSPVNYWMHTNMLTMNGLRMSKSTGNYILPMELVTGDNNFFEKPFGPNIVRFCFLQAHYRSVLDISNDAMVASEKGYNRLMESYKLLPTLKASNSSSLDVVSWKQSCYDAMNDDFNTPILIAQLFEGARFINLVNDGTATLTADDIQLVTTTLSNFLFDVLGINNTTSGAASNTSEKLKGVVELLIEMRKQARINRDFALSDQIRDQLLALDIQLKDGKDGTTFTF is encoded by the coding sequence ATGGAATTATACAAAAATCAATCGTTAAAAATATACAATACACTTTCTGGTGAAAAATCAATCTTCACTCCTATTCATGAAGGAAATATTGGTATGTATGTTTGTGGTCCAACGGTGTATAGTAATGTACACCTAGGGAATGTTCGTACTTTTATGAGTTTTGATGTGATTTTTAGATATTTATTACATTTGGATTACAAAGTAAGATATGTTAGAAACATAACCGATGCCGGACATTTAACCGATGATGGAGATGTTGATAACGATCGTTTTGTAAAACAATCCCGTTTAGAAAAATTAGAACCTATGGAAATTGTACAGAAATATTCTGTTGATTTTCATAAAGTATTAGATACTTTTAATTTTCTTCCGCCTACAATTGAACCTACAGCAACCGGACACATTTTAGAGCAAATTGAATTGACACAGAAGCTAATTGACACTGGTTTTGCTTATGTAAGCAATGGTTCAGTTTATTTTGATGTGTTTGCTTACAATAAGAAAGGCTTGAATTATGGCGAATTGAGTAATAGAAATATTGACGAATTATTTGCCAATACAAGAGATTTAGACGGACAAAGCGAAAAGAAAAACCCACAAGATTTTGCGCTTTGGAAAAACGCCTCACCTGCTCACATTATGCGATGGAATTCACCTTGGGGTGAAGGTTTTCCTGGCTGGCATTTAGAATGTACCGCAATGAGTACGAAATACTTAGGAGAAACGTTTGATATTCATGGTGGTGGAATGGATTTAAAATTTCCACATCATGAATGTGAAGTCGCACAAGGAAAAGCATGCAACGGTCATTCGCCAGTAAATTATTGGATGCATACAAACATGCTTACTATGAATGGCTTACGTATGAGTAAATCGACTGGTAATTATATCCTCCCAATGGAATTAGTTACAGGTGATAACAACTTTTTTGAAAAACCATTTGGACCAAATATTGTTCGCTTTTGCTTTTTACAAGCCCATTATCGTAGTGTTTTAGATATTTCTAACGATGCGATGGTAGCCAGTGAAAAAGGATATAATCGTTTGATGGAATCATACAAACTGCTTCCAACGTTGAAAGCAAGTAACTCCTCTTCTTTAGATGTTGTGTCTTGGAAACAAAGTTGTTATGACGCCATGAACGACGATTTTAATACTCCTATTTTGATTGCGCAATTGTTTGAAGGTGCTCGTTTTATTAATTTAGTTAATGATGGAACAGCAACTTTAACTGCAGACGACATTCAATTAGTCACGACTACGTTATCTAACTTCTTATTTGATGTTTTAGGGATTAACAATACAACATCAGGAGCAGCTTCAAATACTTCTGAAAAATTGAAAGGAGTTGTGGAGTTATTGATTGAAATGCGAAAACAAGCGAGAATTAATAGAGACTTCGCGCTTTCAGATCAAATAAGAGACCAATTATTAGCATTAGACATCCAATTAAAAGACGGAAAAGACGGAACTACTTTTACCTTTTAA
- a CDS encoding DUF1569 domain-containing protein has product MQNLEYLISQLESKITQFEISNSNVSEGNVGWHIEHSLKTIDQIVTACKNSNPSNYHWKFNFKRFLILTIAKKIPRGKAKAPKIVRPEGEINHETLAISLLKVRKNLSDWKDLNKYTNFPHPFFGVLNKKETEKFLILHTNHHLMIINDILN; this is encoded by the coding sequence ATGCAAAATTTAGAATATTTAATTAGTCAATTAGAATCAAAAATAACACAATTTGAAATTAGTAACAGTAATGTTTCAGAAGGAAACGTTGGTTGGCACATTGAACACAGTTTAAAAACTATCGACCAAATTGTTACCGCTTGCAAGAATTCAAATCCTTCAAATTATCATTGGAAATTTAATTTTAAACGCTTTTTAATACTAACCATTGCTAAAAAAATTCCAAGAGGAAAAGCAAAAGCACCTAAAATTGTTAGACCAGAAGGTGAAATCAATCATGAAACATTAGCCATAAGCTTGTTAAAAGTTAGAAAAAATCTAAGTGATTGGAAAGATCTAAATAAGTATACTAACTTTCCTCATCCTTTTTTTGGGGTTTTAAATAAAAAAGAAACAGAAAAATTTTTAATTCTTCACACCAATCATCATTTGATGATTATTAATGATATTCTTAACTAA
- the lgt gene encoding prolipoprotein diacylglyceryl transferase produces MIYALNMVWNPAEGIDLGFFILRFYSLSWVLAFGLGWYVMKPIFIRENESVDSLDKLFVYTLVATMLGARLGHVLFYQSDLFYKDPLSILLPISTNPTLHFTGFAGLASHGAAIGIIITMFYIQRRVIKRSFLWILDRIVIPVSLGAIFIRLGNFMNSEIIGKPTSADSFMAMKFIKGEDYLGPLGEPAIMAQTNIQDAQQAFTAIATDPQYKTILDAFPYRYPAQLYEAICYVFVFAILMFLYWKTEARNKAGYLFGLFLILLWSVRFVVEYVKESQEGFEKYELFNALSTGQWLSIPFIIIGFYFVLKAKKVKE; encoded by the coding sequence ATGATTTACGCACTAAATATGGTTTGGAATCCTGCTGAAGGAATTGATTTGGGATTTTTCATCTTACGTTTTTATAGCCTTTCTTGGGTCTTAGCTTTTGGATTAGGCTGGTATGTGATGAAACCTATTTTTATTAGAGAAAATGAATCAGTGGATTCGTTAGATAAACTTTTTGTTTACACACTTGTAGCTACAATGCTTGGGGCAAGATTGGGTCACGTTTTGTTTTATCAATCCGATTTGTTTTATAAAGATCCTTTAAGTATTTTATTGCCAATTAGTACAAATCCAACTTTACATTTTACAGGGTTTGCAGGATTAGCAAGTCATGGTGCCGCAATTGGAATCATAATAACAATGTTTTATATACAGAGACGTGTAATCAAGCGGTCTTTTTTATGGATTTTAGACCGAATCGTTATTCCAGTTTCGCTTGGAGCGATTTTTATTCGCCTGGGAAATTTTATGAATTCTGAAATTATTGGAAAACCAACTTCTGCCGATAGCTTTATGGCGATGAAATTCATCAAGGGAGAAGATTACCTAGGACCACTTGGTGAACCTGCAATAATGGCTCAAACTAATATTCAAGATGCACAGCAAGCTTTTACTGCAATTGCAACAGATCCTCAATATAAAACAATTTTAGACGCATTTCCTTATAGATATCCTGCGCAATTATATGAAGCAATTTGTTATGTTTTTGTTTTTGCCATTTTGATGTTTTTATATTGGAAAACGGAAGCAAGAAACAAAGCAGGTTATTTGTTTGGATTGTTTTTAATATTGCTATGGTCTGTAAGATTTGTGGTTGAATATGTAAAAGAAAGTCAGGAAGGTTTTGAAAAATATGAACTATTTAATGCATTATCAACTGGACAATGGTTGAGTATTCCATTTATAATCATTGGTTTCTACTTTGTACTTAAAGCAAAGAAAGTTAAAGAATAA
- a CDS encoding T9SS type B sorting domain-containing protein, producing MKKILTFILFLSFSISFGQSTTCANAAAMCSGNQGPFVNTTGTPSFGPLGCLGSTPNPAWFYLQVGQSGNIDFTLFQTSNGGNPIDVDFILWGPFSSAINCNSLFGYSAGYTGPNNVIDCSYSGSATENVNIPNAIAGQFYMLLVTNFSGQAGTYTLNQTGGTGALSCEIVCGVNLGPDQLYCSTNITNHLLTATFNQAPSSAGTPTYSWFLEGVLQTTTTVNTLLINQSGNWSVEVVRPGCSDLATDTVLITFDSPPSLTPPPSPININCNPYDLTSLIPAMVAPDLPSDFVVYFYEDQADCWDGNSNFIPNPTAYAPGASITVYIRVENAGNPSCNDTDQFVSLTYNCSSVTASVSANTICSGTTGTVTFTGTPNAVVTYTVDGSPNQTITLDATGQFVLTTPVLTADSVYTLVEVSDGTITTPLTGVTATVTVIALPTATISGTTAICSGSATDLTFTGTADAIVTYTDGTSNFTTTLTGGTSTVSVSPTTTTTYSLVSVASNTTPVCTATPTGSVVITVSQQVAGSLSYTPSDFCTIDFGTYAPTVVISGAGTGTCASTTPVYTATPAGLTIDATTGVITPSTSVVGTYTITLTYPACGGCGVANFTTTVTVSSPGSASVSYTTPLCTNDTATYAPTLTGAGSATNYTATPAGLSIDLITGVINPSASTAGTYTINYTPASVGACVIVGTPTTVTITAAPTAAISYAATPYCDDIATAQAVTLTGTNAYTGGSFSASPAGLLIDASTGAITPTGSTAGTYTVTYTIPASAGCASSDVTTTVTITGLPTAAISYAGTPYCDNLATAQAITLTGTNAYTGGSFSATPAGLLLDASTGAITPTGSTAGTYTVTYTIPASAGCASSDVTTTVTITAAPTAAISYAATPYCDDIATAQAITLTGTNAYTGGSFSASPAGLLIDTSTGAITPNGSTAGTYTVTYTIPASAGCASSDVTTTVTITGLPTAAISYAGTPYCDNLATAQAITLTGTNAYTGGSFSATPAGLLLDAITGAITPTGSTAGTYTVTYTIPASAGCASSDVTTTVTITAAPTAAISYAATPYCDDIATAQAVTLTGTNAYTGGSFSASPAGLLIDASTGAITPTGSTAGTYTVTYTIPASAGCASSDVTTTVTITAAPTAAISYAGTPYCDNLATAQAITLTGTNAYTGGSFSATPAGLLLDAITGAITPTGSTAGTYTVTYTIPASAGCASSDITTTVTITAAPTAAISYAATPYCDDIATGQAVTLTGTNAYTGGSFSASPAGLLIDASTGAITPTGSTAGTYTVTYTIPASAGCASSDVTTTITITGLPTAAISYAGTPYCDNLATAQAITLTGTNAYTGGSFSATPAGLLLDASTGAITPTGSTAGTYTVTYTIPASAGCASSDVTTTVTITAAPTAAISYAATPYCDDIATAQAVTLTGTNAYTGGSFSASPAGLLINASTGAITPTGSTAGAYTVTYTIPASAGCASSTVSTTLTIIAVPQITLTSSVASTNQTICVNTAIGNITYTFGGSATGVNVVGLPAGVTASTSGNVVTISGTPTSATAATFNYTITATGSICGTPSLSGSITLTNGIAPIFTQANAVCEGVTINLPTTSNNGITGEWQLISSTSTDATYEFTPDAGQCALNTQMTVQIYPRPVVTATVLPSTGVLCSGDVVDIQLSSNVPGAIFSWTSSSATVTGHSSSVVGSTDTFINQTLVLNSGITGTGEVVYGIVAEANGCVGETVFVTISVNPIPDVTVTGDGQTICSGETTNISFEGTVNNTVFTWVVQSSTGVSGASNGSGSSIAQVLETTGLSQGVVVYQVTPSLNGCVGASATITVYVNPIPELFGSPNHPELCSGVGSTFINFSTFNANTIFTWTVNQVGVTGATADTSTGSTLLIEQVLETTGNTQGYVDYVITPTLNGCSGTSVTVRVYVNPLPQPVLADGTICVDAAGVTFQTYLLDTGLDASMYDFVWYIDGVAQANSDAATFTASVVGVYSVIATNSVTNCVSEEEFAAVTATTPADSFTTLVTDAFSDNATITVTVSGGSGTLLYQLDEGSFQSSNVFTGVSAGEHTVTVIDSEGCTFITQNVTVIDYPKYFTPNGDGHNDTWNIVGMNQADAKLYIFDRYGKLIKQLSATDTSNGWDGTYNGQQLPSTDYWFTLDYTENGAAKQFKAHFSMKR from the coding sequence ATGAAAAAAATTTTAACCTTTATATTGTTTCTAAGTTTTAGTATTTCTTTTGGACAATCAACCACTTGTGCTAACGCAGCTGCAATGTGTTCTGGAAATCAAGGGCCCTTTGTGAATACAACTGGAACTCCAAGTTTTGGACCACTTGGGTGTTTGGGCTCAACACCAAATCCTGCTTGGTTTTATTTGCAAGTTGGACAATCTGGTAATATTGACTTTACATTATTTCAAACTTCTAACGGAGGTAACCCTATTGATGTTGATTTTATTTTATGGGGACCTTTCAGTTCAGCCATTAATTGTAATAGTTTATTTGGCTATTCTGCTGGTTATACAGGTCCTAATAATGTAATTGATTGTAGTTATTCAGGTTCTGCAACAGAGAATGTAAATATTCCAAATGCTATTGCAGGGCAATTTTATATGCTTTTAGTTACAAACTTTTCAGGTCAAGCAGGTACTTATACCTTAAATCAAACTGGAGGTACAGGTGCCCTTAGTTGTGAAATAGTTTGTGGTGTTAATTTAGGTCCAGATCAATTATATTGTTCTACAAATATTACAAATCATCTATTAACGGCGACTTTCAATCAAGCTCCTTCATCAGCGGGTACTCCAACTTACTCATGGTTTTTAGAAGGTGTTTTACAAACTACTACTACAGTAAATACTTTATTAATTAATCAAAGCGGTAACTGGTCAGTTGAAGTTGTTCGTCCGGGTTGTTCAGATTTAGCAACCGATACGGTGCTTATCACCTTCGATTCACCACCTTCACTTACACCACCACCTTCGCCTATAAATATTAATTGTAATCCATATGACTTAACTTCGTTAATTCCAGCTATGGTTGCACCAGATCTACCATCAGATTTTGTGGTTTATTTTTATGAAGATCAAGCGGATTGTTGGGATGGAAATTCAAATTTTATTCCCAATCCAACAGCTTATGCGCCAGGCGCATCAATCACTGTTTATATTAGAGTTGAGAATGCTGGAAACCCTTCATGTAATGATACCGATCAATTTGTTTCATTAACATACAATTGTTCAAGTGTAACAGCTTCAGTTAGTGCCAATACGATATGTTCAGGAACAACAGGTACTGTTACTTTTACGGGTACTCCAAATGCTGTAGTTACCTATACAGTTGACGGTTCACCAAATCAGACGATAACTTTAGACGCTACGGGTCAATTTGTATTGACTACACCAGTTTTAACAGCAGATTCGGTTTACACTTTGGTAGAAGTTTCTGACGGAACGATAACTACACCATTAACAGGTGTTACGGCTACGGTTACCGTTATTGCTTTACCAACAGCTACTATTTCTGGTACAACAGCTATTTGTTCAGGAAGTGCTACAGATTTAACCTTCACAGGAACAGCAGATGCGATTGTTACCTATACAGATGGTACAAGTAATTTTACCACCACATTAACAGGAGGAACATCAACAGTGAGTGTTTCACCAACTACTACAACGACCTATAGTTTGGTAAGTGTTGCTTCTAATACGACACCAGTTTGTACAGCTACTCCAACAGGTAGTGTTGTGATTACAGTTTCACAGCAAGTAGCAGGAAGTTTAAGCTACACGCCATCAGATTTTTGTACAATTGATTTTGGTACATATGCGCCTACGGTTGTAATTTCTGGAGCGGGTACAGGCACATGTGCTTCAACTACACCAGTTTATACAGCAACACCAGCAGGTTTAACCATAGATGCAACAACAGGAGTTATTACGCCAAGTACAAGTGTAGTAGGTACATATACCATTACGCTTACTTATCCAGCTTGTGGCGGATGTGGAGTTGCAAATTTCACAACAACAGTAACCGTTTCTTCACCAGGGTCTGCTAGCGTTAGTTATACGACACCATTGTGTACAAATGACACAGCTACGTATGCGCCAACTTTAACAGGAGCAGGTTCAGCAACAAATTATACTGCTACTCCAGCAGGATTATCAATAGATTTAATTACAGGAGTAATTAACCCAAGTGCAAGTACAGCGGGAACTTATACAATAAATTATACGCCAGCATCAGTAGGTGCTTGTGTTATAGTTGGAACTCCAACAACAGTTACCATCACAGCAGCTCCAACAGCAGCTATCAGTTATGCAGCAACACCTTATTGTGATGATATTGCTACGGCACAAGCAGTTACTTTAACAGGAACGAATGCGTATACAGGCGGAAGTTTTAGTGCTTCTCCAGCAGGTTTACTAATAGATGCTTCAACAGGGGCGATTACTCCAACAGGAAGTACAGCAGGAACATATACGGTAACGTACACTATTCCAGCGAGTGCAGGATGTGCAAGTAGTGATGTAACAACAACAGTAACCATAACAGGTTTACCAACAGCAGCTATCAGCTATGCAGGAACACCTTATTGTGATAACTTAGCTACGGCACAAGCAATTACCTTGACAGGAACGAATGCATATACAGGCGGAAGTTTCAGTGCTACACCAGCAGGTTTACTTTTAGATGCTTCAACAGGAGCTATTACTCCAACTGGAAGTACAGCAGGAACATATACTGTAACGTACACTATTCCAGCGAGTGCAGGATGTGCGAGTAGTGATGTAACTACTACAGTTACCATCACAGCAGCTCCAACAGCAGCTATCAGCTATGCGGCAACACCTTATTGTGATGATATTGCTACAGCACAAGCAATTACCTTAACAGGAACGAATGCATATACAGGCGGAAGTTTTAGTGCTTCTCCAGCAGGTTTACTAATAGATACTTCAACAGGAGCGATTACTCCAAACGGAAGTACAGCAGGAACATATACGGTAACGTACACTATTCCAGCGAGTGCAGGATGTGCAAGTAGTGATGTAACAACAACAGTAACCATAACAGGTTTACCAACAGCAGCTATCAGCTATGCAGGAACACCTTATTGTGATAACTTAGCTACGGCACAAGCAATTACCTTGACAGGAACGAATGCATATACAGGCGGAAGTTTCAGTGCTACACCAGCAGGTTTACTTTTAGATGCAATAACAGGAGCGATTACTCCAACAGGAAGTACAGCAGGAACATATACGGTAACGTACACTATTCCAGCGAGTGCAGGATGTGCGAGTAGTGATGTAACTACTACAGTTACCATCACAGCAGCGCCAACAGCAGCTATCAGTTATGCAGCAACACCTTATTGTGATGATATTGCTACGGCACAAGCAGTTACTTTAACAGGAACGAATGCGTATACAGGCGGAAGTTTTAGTGCTTCTCCAGCAGGTTTACTAATAGATGCTTCAACAGGAGCGATTACTCCAACTGGAAGTACAGCAGGAACATATACTGTAACGTACACTATTCCAGCGAGTGCAGGATGTGCAAGTAGTGATGTAACAACAACAGTTACCATCACAGCAGCGCCAACAGCAGCTATCAGCTATGCGGGAACACCTTATTGTGATAACTTAGCTACGGCACAAGCAATTACCTTAACAGGAACGAATGCATATACAGGCGGAAGTTTCAGTGCTACACCAGCAGGTTTACTTTTAGATGCAATAACAGGAGCGATTACTCCAACTGGAAGTACAGCAGGAACATATACGGTAACGTACACTATTCCAGCGAGTGCAGGATGTGCGAGTAGTGATATAACTACTACAGTTACCATCACAGCAGCGCCAACAGCAGCTATCAGTTATGCAGCAACACCTTATTGTGATGATATTGCTACAGGGCAAGCAGTTACTTTAACAGGAACGAATGCGTATACAGGCGGAAGTTTTAGTGCTTCTCCAGCAGGTTTACTAATAGATGCTTCAACAGGAGCGATTACTCCAACTGGAAGTACAGCAGGAACATATACGGTAACGTACACTATTCCAGCGAGTGCAGGATGTGCAAGTAGTGATGTAACAACAACAATTACCATAACAGGTTTACCAACAGCAGCTATCAGCTATGCGGGAACACCTTATTGTGATAACTTAGCTACGGCACAAGCAATTACCTTGACAGGAACGAATGCATATACAGGCGGAAGTTTCAGTGCTACACCAGCAGGTTTACTTTTAGATGCTTCAACAGGAGCTATTACTCCAACTGGAAGTACAGCAGGAACATATACTGTAACGTACACTATTCCAGCGAGTGCAGGATGTGCGAGTAGTGATGTAACTACTACAGTTACCATCACAGCAGCGCCAACAGCAGCTATCAGTTATGCGGCAACACCTTATTGTGATGATATTGCTACGGCACAAGCAGTTACTTTAACAGGAACGAATGCGTATACAGGCGGAAGTTTTAGTGCTTCTCCAGCAGGTTTACTAATAAATGCTTCAACAGGAGCGATTACTCCAACTGGAAGTACAGCAGGAGCCTATACGGTAACATACACTATTCCCGCGAGTGCAGGATGTGCAAGTAGTACGGTAAGTACAACGCTTACAATTATTGCTGTTCCACAAATTACACTTACTTCAAGTGTTGCATCTACAAATCAAACCATTTGTGTTAATACAGCAATAGGTAATATTACTTATACTTTTGGAGGAAGTGCAACAGGAGTTAATGTGGTAGGTTTACCAGCAGGTGTAACAGCTTCGACTTCTGGAAATGTAGTTACTATAAGTGGTACGCCAACATCAGCAACAGCTGCGACTTTTAATTATACAATTACGGCTACAGGAAGTATTTGTGGTACACCGAGTTTATCGGGCAGTATTACTCTTACAAACGGAATTGCACCAATTTTCACGCAAGCAAACGCGGTTTGTGAAGGAGTAACAATAAATTTACCAACCACGTCAAACAATGGTATTACAGGTGAATGGCAACTTATAAGTTCTACATCAACCGATGCAACATATGAGTTTACACCCGATGCAGGACAATGTGCATTGAATACACAAATGACCGTTCAAATATATCCACGCCCGGTGGTAACAGCTACTGTTTTACCGAGTACAGGTGTTCTTTGTTCAGGAGATGTTGTAGATATTCAATTGAGCAGTAATGTTCCTGGGGCTATTTTTTCATGGACCTCTAGTAGTGCAACAGTTACAGGTCATTCATCATCAGTAGTTGGTTCTACCGATACGTTTATCAACCAGACTTTGGTTTTAAATTCAGGAATTACAGGAACAGGAGAGGTTGTTTATGGAATAGTTGCAGAGGCCAATGGATGTGTTGGGGAAACAGTTTTCGTTACGATTTCAGTAAACCCTATACCCGATGTTACGGTAACCGGTGATGGCCAAACGATTTGTTCTGGCGAGACGACAAATATTTCTTTTGAGGGCACCGTAAACAATACCGTTTTCACATGGGTTGTTCAAAGCAGCACAGGAGTTTCAGGCGCATCAAATGGATCAGGAAGTTCAATTGCACAAGTATTGGAAACAACAGGATTATCTCAAGGCGTTGTTGTGTATCAAGTAACACCAAGTTTAAATGGTTGTGTGGGTGCATCTGCGACAATTACAGTATATGTTAATCCAATTCCGGAGTTATTTGGAAGTCCAAACCATCCAGAATTATGTAGTGGTGTGGGTAGCACGTTTATCAATTTCTCTACCTTTAATGCCAATACCATATTTACATGGACAGTAAATCAAGTAGGAGTAACAGGGGCAACCGCTGATACAAGTACAGGATCTACATTATTAATAGAGCAAGTATTAGAAACAACAGGTAACACACAAGGTTATGTTGATTATGTAATTACGCCAACATTAAATGGATGTTCAGGCACTTCAGTTACGGTTCGAGTTTATGTAAATCCTTTACCACAGCCTGTTTTAGCAGATGGAACAATATGTGTTGATGCAGCAGGAGTTACCTTCCAGACGTATTTATTAGACACAGGTTTAGATGCGAGTATGTATGATTTTGTTTGGTATATTGATGGAGTTGCTCAAGCAAATTCAGATGCAGCCACATTTACAGCCTCAGTTGTGGGTGTTTATAGTGTTATAGCAACCAATTCGGTTACGAATTGTGTTTCAGAAGAAGAGTTTGCAGCAGTTACTGCTACTACACCAGCAGATTCGTTTACCACATTGGTAACCGATGCGTTTTCAGACAATGCAACAATCACAGTAACCGTTTCAGGTGGTTCAGGTACTTTGTTGTATCAATTAGATGAGGGTTCTTTCCAATCATCAAATGTTTTTACAGGAGTAAGCGCAGGAGAGCACACAGTTACAGTAATAGATAGTGAAGGGTGTACATTTATAACACAAAACGTAACAGTGATTGATTACCCAAAATACTTTACACCAAATGGCGATGGTCACAACGACACATGGAATATAGTAGGAATGAATCAAGCAGATGCGAAGTTGTATATTTTTGATAGATACGGAAAGTTAATCAAACAATTAAGTGCAACGGACACAAGTAACGGATGGGATGGAACCTATAACGGACAACAATTACCATCTACAGATTACTGGTTTACACTAGACTACACTGAAAATGGTGCTGCAAAACAATTTAAAGCACATTTTTCAATGAAAAGATAA
- the folE gene encoding GTP cyclohydrolase I FolE, translating to MIQNEDFPDEIGNNHIATSAQTPLREDAFAISDDEKIELIKKDVEHILNTLGLDLTDDSLKGTPNRVAKMFVKEIFGGLNPVKKPSSSTFDNKYKYNEMLVEKNIVVYSTCEHHLLPIVGRAHVAYISNGTVVGLSKMNRIVDYFAKRPQVQERLTIQIVQELQKVLGTNDVACVIDAKHLCVNSRGIRDIESSTVTAEFGGKFKEDKVRREFLDYIKLDTQF from the coding sequence ATGATACAAAACGAGGATTTTCCGGACGAAATTGGAAATAATCACATTGCAACAAGTGCGCAAACACCTTTACGCGAAGATGCATTTGCTATTTCTGACGATGAAAAAATTGAATTGATAAAAAAAGATGTAGAACATATTTTAAATACACTTGGATTAGACTTAACAGACGATAGTTTAAAAGGCACTCCAAATCGTGTGGCAAAAATGTTTGTAAAAGAAATTTTTGGAGGATTAAATCCTGTAAAAAAACCAAGCTCTTCTACATTTGATAATAAATACAAGTATAATGAGATGCTTGTAGAAAAAAACATTGTGGTTTATTCTACCTGTGAGCATCATTTGTTACCTATTGTAGGTCGCGCTCACGTCGCTTACATTTCAAATGGAACAGTTGTAGGTTTATCGAAAATGAATCGCATTGTGGATTATTTTGCGAAAAGACCTCAGGTTCAAGAACGTTTAACTATACAAATTGTTCAAGAATTACAGAAAGTTTTAGGTACAAATGACGTAGCGTGTGTAATTGATGCCAAACACCTGTGTGTGAATTCAAGAGGAATTCGCGATATTGAAAGCAGCACGGTAACAGCTGAATTTGGTGGAAAATTCAAAGAAGATAAAGTCAGAAGAGAATTTTTAGATTACATCAAATTAGATACACAGTTTTAA